The Pleuronectes platessa chromosome 13, fPlePla1.1, whole genome shotgun sequence genome includes a window with the following:
- the si:dkeyp-68b7.12 gene encoding rho GTPase-activating protein 30, with translation MRRVRRRGGNKEKVFGCDLLEHLNASSQEIPQVLRFCSEFVEHNGIVDGIYRLSGVSSNIQKLRGEFESDGNPDLNKDVYLQDIHCISSLCKAYFRELPNPLLTYQLYDKFAEAVAIQLEEDRLVKIGDVLKELPPQHYRTLEFLMRHLVKMASYSSETNMHSRNLAIVWAPNLLRSKDIESTGFNGTAAFMEVRVQSIVVEFILNHVPQLFPEEGESDERRKSLPSPSTASSPDELFLKSVPTRLVHSYGNISPGDGPQPMRPYHAIIEGTDKRKGSLKGRKWMSIFNIGGRFQDTRRRNKHSAKEKDRPAMRPARSMDSLSIQSYTHEGSKHPPQPPPSTNMSPLVTSSPQPGSEATAPPGGMGGSEYAVTYRRGTGCVSGGTQGTYTALDPEGLGVIGSEGLQSRSPGLSAKAGRRAAMHITGPTMVTVPLHITSNLALGVLQGRGSDRVIHRGRDKDGGDRAEGKEGEGKGERKKIKRTEMKVEGVRKVRKEETDGGGVVDVEVKTVVAGGVGEEEGEGAKVEKEEEERKGCGRKSELVLVGRSVSREQVNSNTDDEDATRNDQQDDRSSDYEDMKDMEQADPHPEVTESEYVSLLEASDILNSTEAEGDDQEMSGYVQDNFEFLDHMDCCPMDHMDSSNSYQVHEFSVEPPCDSEDEYEVMVQARPPPDPAVQHVHLQPGPETRTRSQTEFKPHRPLSLDLHLRHTKSLSLPYMTSPIDGPDESCSEEEEEEEEEGDHSEEEDYSSEEDGSMFAKSLPADFFLNNLSGDGLDTDNVSRLPVDQSPSSDDSEASHPKEPTPGDQEREEEMDEEEGEGKQIVKSEEEEEDPQQEDQPEKQRLAAEEDPDITEEVHSDKEKLCDSEPSTSSCEKTEKLITIKAEEEEEEEEEEEEEEEEEEEEEEEEEDDNLPTDYPPCHTDSCYTQETGDGRLEESGGHPGTCDEDEKEEKHTDEAEDRRVEKETETTCQEMVLEKKQEDENMLENPSEEDEEGTAGDEEEKQKGGREEDSVICSREVWEELEDVVCEVIEEGEKVQMEGERAREQEEQEEQEEQEEQVEREERNAKGSGEKREEEEEGGTNKTEDRIEVEKLTEMHRESEEKETSTLQVKKAAIEEAQHHDREDEATREKENRTNDEEAADEQRRTSPKTRSDVKTLKPEESDRSQGGGGGGGGGGGGGGGGGGEGGGGGGGGGGVGRKLVISQHPKVYQARAVPVVPPKPQHCRFTAMTLRQQQQHQHQQHQQQHQQHQHQQHQPQQRERGGAEGGGENPPRVQPEQERVSAGEQGKDGARREMEIWKDGEDTSRNSPVSMCFDEAVAIATMRRGKERGSEKERSRDRGGEVL, from the exons ATGCGAAGGGttcggagaagaggagggaacaAAGAGAAGGTGTTTGGATGTGATCTGCTCGAGCACCTGAACGCCTCCTCTCAGGAGA TTCCTCAGGTCTTACGGTTCTGCAGTGAGTTCGTGGAGCATAATGGCATCGTGGATGGAATCTACAGGTTGTCTGGAGTGTCGTCCAACATCCAGAAACTCAG GGGGGAATTTGAGAGTGACGGGAACCCAGACCTGAACAAGGATGTGTATCTGCAGGACATCCACTGTATCAGCTCTCTGTGCAAAGCTTATTTCAGGGAGCTGCCGAACCCTCTGCTCACGTACCAGCTGTACGACAAGTTCGCT GAGGCTGTTGCCatccagctggaggaggacaggCTGGTGAAGATAGGAGATGTGCTGAAGGAGCTTCCACCTCAACATTACAG GACTCTGGAGTTCCTGATGCGTCACCTCGTCAAAATGGCTTCATATTCCTCAGAGACCAACATGCACTCCAGGAACCTCGCCATCGTCTGGGCCCCCAATCTGCTCAG GTCAAAGGACATTGAGTCGACCGGGTTTAACGGCACGGCAGCCTTCATGGAGGTCAGGGTTCAGTCCATCGTCGTGGAGTTCATCCTCAATCACGTCCCTCAGCTGTTTCCTGAAGAAG GTGAATCGGATGAGAGAAGGAAGTCCctcccctctccatcaacagcGTCCAGCCCGGATGAACTGTTTCTGAAGTCTGTTCCCACTCGGCTTGTCCACAGCTACGGGAACATCAGCCCAGGAGACGGCCCACAACCCATGAGACCCTACCATGCAATCATAGAGGGAACAGACAA GAGGAAAGGATCTCTGAAGGGCAGGAAGTGGATGTCCATCTTCAACATCGGAGGACGATTCCAGGACACACGGAGACGAAACAAACACTCGGCTAAAG agaaagacagaccTGCTATGAGACCAGCAAGAAGCATGGACTCCCTCAGTATCCAGTCATATACACATGAAG GTTCCAAACATCCTCCCCAGCCCCCTCCCTCCACCAACATGTCTCCCCTCGTCACCTCCTCCCCACAGCCGGGCTCAGAGGCCACGGCGCCTCCTGGTGGAATGGGGGGCAGTGAATACGCCGTGACGTACCGCAGAGGAACAGGGTGCGTGAGCGGGGGGACCCAGGGCACCTACACTGCTCTCGACCCTGAGGGCTTGGGGGTCATTGGCAGTGAGGGTCTCCAGTCCAGATCCCCGGGTCTCTCGGCCAAGGCAGGCCGAAGAGCGGCCATGCACATCACAGGGCCCACCATGGTTACTGTGCCACTACACATCACCTCCAACCTGGCATTGGGGGTGCTGCAAGGGCGCGGGAGCGACCGGGTCATCCATCGTGGCAGGGATAAGGATGGAGGGGACAGGGCAGAAGGaaaggagggagaaggaaaaggggagaggaagaaaatcaAGAGGACGGAAATGAAGGTGGAGGGAGTCAGGAAGGTTAGAAAGGAGGAGACAGACGGGGGAGGAGTTGTGGACGTGGAGGTGAAAACAGTGGTGGCAGGTGGTGTtggcgaggaggagggggagggagcaaaggtggagaaggaggaagaggagagaaaaggttgTGGACGGAAGTcggagctggtgctggtggGTCGAAGTGTTTCCAGAGAGCAAGTCAACTCCAACACAGACGATGAAGACGCAACAAGAAACGACCAACAGGACGACAGGAGCAGTGACTACGAGG ATATGAAAGATATGGAACAGGCTGATCCTCATCCAGAGGTGACCGAGTCGGAATATGTTAGTTTGCTCGAAGCGTCCGACATCCTGAACTCGACCGAGGCGGAGGGAGACGACCAGGAGATGTCTGGCTACGTTCAGGATAACTTTGAATTCCTGGACCACATGGACTGCTGCCCCATGGACCACATGGACAGCAGCAACTCATATCAG gTGCACGAGTTCTCCGTCGAGCCTCCTTGTGACTCAGAAGACGAGTATGAGGTCATGGTTCAAGCTCGGCCTCCCCCGGATCCGGCAGTGCAACATGTGCACCTGCAGCCGGGTCCTGAAACACGCACCCGGAGTCAAACCGAGTTCAAACCTCACAGGCCGCTGAGCCTGGACCTGCACCTGCGACACACTAAATCCCTCAGCCTTCCTTATATGACCTCACCTATCGACGGGCCGGACGAgtcctgctctgaagaggaagaggaggaggaggaggagggagaccacagtgaggaggaggattacagcagtgaggaggatgGAAGCATGTTTGCTAAAAGCCTCCCCGctgatttctttttaaacaatCTGAGCGGGGATGGACTGGACACTGATAACGTCAGTAGACTTCCTGTTGACCAATCGCCAAGCTCTGATGATTCTGAGGCGTCGCACCCTAAAGAACCGACCCCCGGAGACCAGGAGCGAGAAGAAGagatggatgaagaggagggagaaggaaaacaGATAGTGAAGagcgaagaggaagaggaagatccTCAACAAGAAGATCAACCAGAAAAACAACG CTTGGCAGCAGAAGAAGATCCTGACATCACGGAGGAAGTTCATAGTGACAAAGAAAAGCTGTGTGATTCCGAACCCTCAACATCCAGCtgtgagaagacagagaaactcaTCACTATcaaggctgaggaggaggaggaggaggaagaggaggaggaagaggaggaagaggaggaggaagaagaagaggaggaggaagaggatgataaTCTTCCAACTGATTATCCACCTTGTCACACAGATTCCTGTTACACACAGGAGACGGGTGATGGTCGGTTAGAGGAGAGTGGAGGTCATCCTGGAACCTGTGATGAAGacgagaaagaagaaaaacacactgacGAGGCAGAAGACAGGAGGGtagaaaaagagacagagacgacATGTCAAGAAATGGTTCTGGAGAAAAAACAAGAGGATGAGAACATGTTGGAAAACCCcagtgaagaggatgaagagggaacagctggtgatgaagaagagaaacagaaaggtgGCAGAGAGGAGGATAGTGTCATTTGTAGCAGAGAAGTTTGGGAGGAACTTGAGGATGTGGTATGTGAAGTGATCGAGGAGGGTGAGAAGGttcagatggagggagagagagctagagagcaggaggagcaggaggagcaggaggagcaggaggagcaggtggagcggGAGGAGCGGAATGCAAAGGGATcgggagaaaaaagagaagaagaggaggaaggaggaacaaACAAGACAGAAGATAGAATAGAGGTCGAGAAGCTCACAGAGATGCACCGAGAGTCTGAGGAGAAAGAGACGAGTACACTTCAGGTGAAGAAGGCAGCCATTGAAGAGGCTCAGCATCACGACAGAGAAGATGAGGccacaagagagaaagagaacaggACGAACGATGAAGAGGCCGCTGATGAGCAACGCAGAACATCTCCAAAAACCAGGTCTGATGTCAAAACCCTCAAGCCGGAGGAGAGTGACAGAagccaaggaggaggaggaggaggaggaggaggaggaggaggaggaggaggaggaggaggagaaggaggaggaggaggaggaggaggaggaggagttggcAGGAAGCTGGTTATCTCCCAACACCCAAAGGTTTACCAGGCGAGAGCTGTGCCAGTCGTGCCCCCAAAGCCTCAGCACTGCAGATTCACTGCCATGACcctccggcagcagcagcagcatcagcaccagcagcaccagcagcagcaccagcagcaccagcaccagcagcaccagccacagcagagagagcgaggaggcgcagagggaggaggagaaaacccCCCGAGAGTCCAGCCGGAGCAGGAGAGGGTCAGTGCAGGGGAGCAGGGGAAGGATGGAGcgaggagggagatggagattTGGAAGGACGGGGAGGACACGAGCAGAAACAGTCCCGTCAGCATGTGTTTCGATGAGGCCGTCGCCATTGCAACCATGAGGcgagggaaggagagggggaGCGAGAAGGAGAGGTCGAGGGACCGGGGGGGCGAGGTGCTCTGA
- the si:ch211-155e24.3 gene encoding zinc finger protein 135 — protein MESCGFQNQLLSVMEVLAKAAVEEINRRVEDSCAVLRLEVNRSRRDIELLKNKCELMEAELRRSRLRARRRAGDRCSPVVKVILRKQTQIIDWDTRRGAEASQQTQQGVDLEAPDETQHEQIKEECAEEDEWRNDTVDKLMSAAEPSPSFKSSSAPPSDAFVDHYLSAEDPAEPGPEPQPAGGDTLPPEQQLSGSELVVKHEREEEPLDSCHASVTVVDPDQLWLSGLCGDAADPSFSYTAGGRLGPHSGDVAPRTYSAGKSHSVLVRVKRRASRTFGCRRAEDGLNSQIFSPDHSSIAQQHQRRDEEPSPNPGSSSSSSSRGGFSLARRMRTPWRSGVGEKRFSCTFCDKSFMRFSQLKEHLRSHTGEKPFSCLQCGRSFTKQCNLIRHAVVHSGEKPYECALCGKCFTQRSSLKSHQKTAH, from the exons ATGGAGAGCTGCGGTTTCCAGAACCAGCTCCTCTCCGTCATGGAGGTGCTGGCCAAGGCGGCGGTTGAGGAGATCAACCGGCGAGTGGAGGACAGCTGCGCGGTGCTGCGGCTGGAGGTGAACCGGAGCAGGAGGGACATCGAGCTGCTGAAGAACAAGTGCGAGCTGATGGAGgccgagctgaggaggagcaggctgagggcccggaggagag CAGGGGACCGATGTTCTCCTGTGGTCAAAGTGATTCTCAGGAAACAAACTCAGATCATCGACTGGGACACACGGAGAGGAGCTGAGGCCTCACAGCAAACAcagcag GGCGTCGACCTGGAGGCTCCTGATGAAACCCAACACGAGCAGATCAAAGAAGAGTGTgcagaggaggacgagtggaggAACGACACGGTCGACAAACTCA TGTCTGCAGCAGAACCGTCCCCGTCTTTCAAATCCTCTTCAGCTCCGCCGAGCGACGCCTTCGTGGATCACTACCTCTCAGCCGAGGACCCGGCCGAACCAGGACCTGAGCCACAACCGGCCGGGGGCGACACTCTGCCAccggagcagcagctgagcggCTCGGAACTCGTGGTGAAAcacgagagggaggaggagccgcTGGATTCCTGCCACGCGTCCGTGACGGTGGTCGATCCCGATCAGCTGTGGTTGTCCGGTCTGTGCGGGGACGCAGCCGATCCCAGCTTCTCCTACACGGCGGGGGGGCGGCTGGGGCCTCATTCAGGGGACGTGGCGCCCAGAACTTACTCAGCAGGGAAGTCCCACTCCGTCCTGGTTCGAGTGAAAAGACGAGCGTCCAGGACGTTTGGATGTCGACGAGCAGAGGACGGACTGAACTCTCAGATCTTCTCCCCGGATCACAGCTCCATCGCTCAACAGCACCAGCGCCGAGACGAGGAGCCGAGTCCAAACccgggctcctcctcctcctcctcctcccgcggGGGCTTCAGCCTGgcgaggaggatgaggacgCCCTGGAGGTCGGGCGTCGGCGAGAAGAGGTTCAGCTGCACCTTCTGCGACAAGAGCTTCATGAGGTTCAGCCAGCTGAAGGAGCACCTGAGGAGTCACACGGGCGAGAAGCCGTTCAGCTGCCTGCAGTGCGGCCGCAGCTTCACCAAGCAGTGCAACCTCATCCGGCACGCCGTGGTGCACAGCGGCGAGAAGCCGTACGAGTGCGCGCTGTGCGGGAAGTGCTTCACCCAGCGCTCCAGCCTCAAGTCCCACCAGAAGACGGCGCACTGA